A single region of the Gossypium arboreum isolate Shixiya-1 chromosome 12, ASM2569848v2, whole genome shotgun sequence genome encodes:
- the LOC108478663 gene encoding 21 kDa protein-like, with protein MARLGFFVLVFSFVFYMACIAASASTTTLTPREYIVASCKATRYPALCVECLSGYANAIRKNEQHLAQTALSVSLSRAQSASAYVAKMTHVRGIKPRERQAVKDCIENMGDTVDRLSQSVKELSHMGRAGGEGFMLHMSNVQTWVSAALTDENTCLDGFAGRVMDGNIKVAVRRRVVHVAQVTSNALALVNRFAARHRAAIPTEKP; from the coding sequence ATGGCAAGATTAGGCTTTTTCGTACTAGTTTTCTCCTTCGTGTTTTACATGGCTTGTATAGCTGCATCTGCTTCTACGACAACTTTAACCCCAAGAGAGTACATCGTTGCATCCTGCAAAGCCACAAGGTATCCTGCGTTATGCGTTGAATGCCTGTCTGGTTATGCCAACGCGATTCGAAAAAATGAGCAACACCTGGCTCAAACTGCCTTATCAGTCAGCCTATCCAGGGCTCAATCAGCTTCAGCTTACGTTGCCAAGATGACTCATGTGAGGGGCATCAAGCCTAGAGAGCGTCAAGCAGTGAAAGACTGTATAGAGAACATGGGTGATACAGTGGACCGACTTAGCCAATCAGTGAAGGAGCTCAGCCATATGGGACGAGCTGGAGGTGAGGGTTTCATGTTGCACATGAGCAACGTGCAGACATGGGTCAGCGCTGCACTTACCGATGAGAATACTTGCCTTGATGGCTTCGCAGGCAGAGTCATGGATGGAAACATCAAAGTTGCAGTGAGGCGCAGGGTTGTCCATGTCGCTCAAGTTACTAGCAATGCTCTTGCATTAGTGAATCGCTTTGCTGCAAGACACCGAGCTGCTATACCTACTGAAAAGCCTTAG
- the LOC108477870 gene encoding non-specific lipid transfer protein GPI-anchored 7-like: MAKLLMVVIYVMLGTMTTVTDGQATCAQKLVPCPPYLNNSTAKPQNSCCNPIREVVANELPCLCNLYKDPTLLTSFNVTVAEALRISRECGITTDLSACSGLCLTAYEWIGF, translated from the coding sequence ATGGCTAAATTGTTGATGGTGGTGATTTACGTGATGTTGGGGACGATGACAACCGTTACGGATGGGCAAGCAACTTGTGCGCAGAAGCTGGTGCCTTGTCCTCCTTACCTTAACAACTCCACGGCCAAACCTCAGAACTCCTGCTGTAACCCTATCAGAGAAGTCGTCGCTAATGAGCTTCCCTGCCTTTGCAACCTCTACAAAGACCCAACTTTGCTCACTTCTTTCAATGTCACAGTCGCTGAAGCTCTCAGGATCTCGCGTGAATGTGGCATCACTACTGATCTCAGCGCCTGCAGCGGTTTGTGTCTTACAGCCTATGAATGGATTGGTTTTTAA